A segment of the Vicia villosa cultivar HV-30 ecotype Madison, WI unplaced genomic scaffold, Vvil1.0 ctg.003534F_1_1, whole genome shotgun sequence genome:
TACTGTTTAATCTAGAAAATACAAGCTTAAAGGGTATTATCATGTGACATATGCATAGGCATAGGACATGCAAAGTATATTCCATGATAGCAATTTTTGATAATTTGCAGGGAGCGGGAAATCATGTGACATAGCCATAGAACATGCAAAGTCTCATTTTGTAATAAATTTTTTGTACCAAATCTTTAACAGGTTTTACAAAGGAAAATGGATTTACTGCACTCACAAGTTCAGGTAGCGATACGGGAGAATCCAAGTAATTATTCACTCAACGAGAATACAAATTCAGTTCTGTTCGCACCAGTGTTTCAAACAGATCATTTACTCTTATAACTAACTGTGTCACTAGATTTCTCAAATgagattttaaaaaacaaacactATAGGGAGTGAGTAAATAAATCAATTACAGATAATCTAATCAAAATGGAGCTCAAGAAGTAATTGAATTAAAGTTAAATCAGTAAGCAACCAAAGTGGTTGTAATGTGTATAACTTATCCAATAAATCCAAATTCCATGGTACAAAAGCTTCCTCAAAAGGCATAAAAAAAAATACACTGTTTCCCTCGTATGGTCCACCCGTGCTTCTCCAATAGGGTTTCGAAAAATTGGGTAAACAGAGTTTCCTGTCAAATTTCAAAATCTTACCAGCCTTATCTGAGCATCATCCCTCTAAAGAATGACCCTATGAATCATTCAATTAGTTCCAAAATTAAAGAAAACCCCTACATTCAGAGTCAGCCACTTTCTCTTTTGCAGTTACCAGGTAACAAGTACTTGTATCTATCTGCGTTATTTAATAAATATGCAGGAAGATGCACTGCGGAATAAGAATGTGGAATCGGTCCAAGTTTTCCAATGATCTCCTTGAATGTATACTCTTCGGGAAGCATGTCGAATAAGTCAGCACCTTTGCATATCACATTCTGGATCCGTTCAGGGTTCAAGTAATGAGGGAACCTCACCCGATCGTAGTGGCTGTACGCTTTCATCTTAAACACAAACTCACTGATACGGCGGAAACAGAAACTACAATGCCACCCAGCATCTGATAGCAGTACATCAGACTGTCTATAGTGTGCATACCTTGTTTTGTCGGCCTGGTATCTGTGGATTGACGCTCTCCAACTTTTGTTGTCGAGAAAAAACTCGAAAGAGTACAAGTAATTCCTCAGTTGAAGATGAAGAACCGGAGGTATTTCATCGCACCACCTCAAGAGATTAATCGTGTGTGCACTGGGAATCTCATCAACATCCGACATTATCAAAAGATCATCATCTTCAATGCCTGCTATCCTCAAAAGCTGATCCAACGCAACTCTTTGATACGCCTCCTCAATGAACGGATTTTCCTTTTTCCTGAACCTCCCACCAATAACGCCATATGTCAGACGTGGCTCAACAAACTTGAACTTGTCCCTATTGCCCGCGTAAACCAATGGTTTAACAAATCCAGTAAACGTCGAGTTTGATTCTAGAAGTACATACTGTGAAACATAAGGATACATTTCTTTCCATCGGATAGTAAGCATTTCAACTTCATTACTAAACAAAACAGCGTCAAAGACACGCCTTGGAGATTCGCGAATTCCCCATCCATGAAGTTTACAAAGAGACTCCATCGACACGTTCTCGTGATAATAGTGAGGGATTTCATGAAAAGGCTTCGGCGGAGATTCCCACAGTGGTCTCAAAAAGTATGAGATTTTCTGGCCGTGCAAATAGATCAAAAAAACACCTATTGGGATGATAATAAACATAAACATGTAAGTCTTGAAGTCCAATCCTCTCAAAATACACTTCAGTCTTCTCGACATATTCAGCGCTGCCGGCGTTCCCTGCTGCATAGAAAACCAAAAATCTCTAAGCCACAATATATAACAACTTAACCATCAAAATTTCATCAAGCCAAAAAATAACCTTAATTGTACAAAAAtgctatcaaattaaatcaaacacacaaacaaacCTTATCGAAAATGCCAATCAGAATAGACAAATATTacccaaacaaaaaaaattacatgAAAAAAGAAAGTTCAAGAAACCACAATCTCAACAACCATCATTCACCAAAACACATACAAAgagtttaaaaaggaaaaaaaataggaaaaaaaaaaccctaatttgaattcCACATAGAAAACCTACAATTCAAACCTCATAGGTTAAAAACTTAAAAAACCACAATGGCCTATCCATCAAAGGATAAACCCAACCCATCAACAATCTATAAATTCAAAACAACAATAGATAAATAATCAAACATCATAAATACACATAGATAAAGGGGGAAAATGAAGAAGATTACAATTTCCTccttaaattcataaaaaaattcaattgaaattataacaaaaatttgaattgaattctgaaaaaaaaaatagtCAAGTTTCTGTTTTGCACTGAAAACAAAACCCAGGCAGAGAAACTCATGAAAATTGAAAAccataacaatttttttaatataaaaaaaaaacattttattagtattgtagagaatgaaataataataaaaaaataatgataataaaaagaaTACCTCTCCACAAACATCCTCGCAGATATCATCAGTCTTCTTCGAAATATAATAACCCTCAGACATGGCGAAGAAGAAAGCAGAAAAACCAAAGTTTATGTTTTGATATTTATGTGTTGGGATAAACGAAAAGATGAAAAGTTAGGAATTGGGTTGTTATGTGAAGTGTAGAATGAAAGGTGGCAAAACCCAGTAACGATCGATGTTAAGTTTGAGGCTTATATTAGTTTCTGGGTGTGAATTGTAAAATGGAATTTGGAATGGTAAATGTGAATTGTAACGCCTATTATAGCCGTTTGGTGTGTGCGACGATACGATCGAATGAAACTATATTCACGCTTCACTATAACTTCCTTCACTATTTTTTAGCCTATATTCACTATActtaaatcaatttttccttttttttttaatttctagaGTAAACTAATTTATATgaataataaatgaaaaaaatagttttaactgCTGACGATAATGAATTATGACAAGTTAgactgaaaattttaaaaaatttatatgatatGGCAGAACGTTATATTCTAATtggataaaaatataaaacttttttacacggTCGGGCGAGTGCATAatcattaaattaataataaattgtgGGGCTTTAAATACACGTGAGATTGTAGAAAACGAAATGGTCTTTTGTTATGGTCATTGGTAATTTTGTTATAGGTTGTTAACGAGGaaatagattttcaaattttatattaTCACTTCTGAAATAAGTGTGAATAAATGAAGATTAAATATGTAATTTATTCAAAAACGACAAAatctttaataaataaataaaaatgcacTGCTTTAAATTCTTTGGAATATTGAGTATGTTGACGggtttgttttaataaaatattttaatattataaatcgaTATTAATTGTTATAaccatttataaataatatattaaatataattaaaatgaaaatcaaaTACTTATATTAACCtctatacaaaatattttaaatcaaatattttaatattaaaagacTTTTCATTAACaagattaaaaattataatttctaaatttttatttGCAATCGAATTTTCACAATTAGATCTTTGGTTTAAAATTGACTCGATTCGATTATATTTCCTTTAACTCGACCAAATCTTCCAATTCCGGTTCTCTACCAATACATCAATACATTTAGAGAAGATCTGCTCATACAAAACATATCTCTCCCTCAAACATTGAGTAAATGTACATCCTCACACAAGGAACCAAAAGACAATAGACTAATCTTAGGGTTTTTTATTAGAAGAAAGTGGATGAAATTTTCAATGTTTCTCTTCCgctgatcatcattatcatcattgctAATCATTCCATCTCTAGAGTGCTAGTGGATAATGGAAGTTCCTTtattttgatttactttaaaattTTCGCTGAACTCGTTTTGAGGGAACAAGATCTGAAGCCATGTGAAGACTAAAGTCTACTTGCTTTTAACGACTCGTCTACTCGTCCATGCACACATATATACCTACTAGTCTTATTGGGGGAAGGGAGTGAGAAAAGGACGATGAGCATCTGATTTTTCGTGGTTCCGTGTAAAAATGTCTATAACGCGTCCTTGGTCGGTCGTTCTTAACAACCTCAAATGTCATAGTGTCTctcgggaacatgaagttaaagTATCACGAAGACTCTAGCAGGCCTGTTGTGATCAAAGTCGACCTCGGTGGAGCTCGTCGGATACAAAAGTTATACTAAGAAAGTGTATAACTATTGTTATCATTCCCGAAAAGGAGGCTAGAGAGGAGAACGGTTTGACGAAAATAACTACCTTCGATGTCCGAGACGAAGGGAATCCCTTAGATGACTAACTGAAGTCGTCGATTGGGATCAAAGCAAAAAATATGATGTTGGTCCCAGATGAAGACTTTGGGACCACTCAGTTGGACGGCAACTCATTAAGATCTGTAAGGATAAGAGTCGGCCTACCCTTTGCAATAAAGGAAGGATTAGTAAGCTCCAACGCCGGGTACACATTGCAAAGGCGAGGGCAACAATCTCCTGAGAAGGTGAAGGCAACACCAAAAACCGTCCAAGGGTTGCTATACGCTAATTTCATCAGTGAGTTATAGTTTACTGAGTGGTTGCCCAATATGGTGTTGGTCAAGAAAGCTTCTAGGAAGTTGAAATGTGTGTTCACTACACCGACCTGAACAAGGCATGTCCTAAAGAATCATATATGCTCCCGAATATAGATAACTTGGCCGGCAGCTCATCCTGATACAAACTAATGTCCTTCATGGATGAATATTGTGGCTAGAACCAAATACTGATGTATGATCCGGATAGAGGAAAACCCACTTTCACGACTAAACAAGCGAACTACCAATACAACGTGATTCCATTTGGCTTGAAGAATGATGTTGCTACATACCAAAAAGAATGATGAACTAGATTCTTAAGGATGAAATAAGTGAGGCATTGGAGGTATGCATCAATGACATGACAGTCAACTCAAGTAAAGAAGAGCTTCACGATCAATATATTTTCCGAGTCTTCTAAAGAGTCTGAGAATACAATATGAGGCTGAGTCTGAGAAATGCTCATTCGGCGTGAGAGATGAAAAGTTCCTAGGATTTTATTTGATAGAGAGATGAGTAGAAGAAAACTTGGACAAATGTGAAGTATTTATGCAAATGGTTGCAACCATCTTAAATAAAGAAGTTATGAAACTCAATTGAAAGCTAACGGATCTGAATAGATTTATTTCAAAGTTGACGCAACATGCCCTTCTTTTTTACAAGTTATTgaagaaagaagtttggtttaaattgtcACATGAGTGCCAACAAGAGTTTACCTCCCTAAATTTAGCCATATCCACTCCACTTGTCTTAACCTGGTCCATGCCAAGAGAACCTTTGTTCATGTACTCAATCATCTCTGAAGATACATTTAGTGTTGTCCTTATCATAGAATCGAATGGCCAACACAACCTAGTTTATTTCATCTTAAATGCCTTGGCCATACCAAAAACACAGTATCAAAAGATAAAGAAGGAGACCCTAGCATTAGTGACAACATTAAGGAAACTACGACATTATTTCTTAACACATGCCATAATAGTGAGGACGGAGTGCCCACTAAAATAAGTCCTCCCCCGACTAGACCTAGCTAGAAGATTAAAAAACTGGTCCATCAAAATGTCCCTATTTGAGGTCTCATATTAAGTTGGAAAGGCTCTAAAGGAGCAATAATTTGCAAACTTTATAACAAAAATGACCCTTGGCAAGTTGAAACCTACCCATATCTGGATTGTATTCATAGATGGGTCATCTAACAGTCGAAGAATCAAATATGGACTCATTTTaaagagaaaagttggattgaCCATCGAAGTATCCTTATGATTTGGATTCCCTACTTCCACAATCAAGCTGAGTATGAAGCAGTAATAGTAGGCCTCACACTTGTGTATAAAATGGGAGAAGAAAGTATTGAAGACAAATTCCTAGCTGGTAGcactacaacgcgcaaggcttttaaaagcgctttttttggcctttaacagcgctttaaagcgctgccaaagccagcgctggcataggctacgaaagcgcttttaaaagcgctctggtaggcccaccctataagagcgcttttctggaaaaagcgctcttgtaggcccccctttaagagcgcttttcaggaaaaagcgctctggtaggcacccctataagagcgcttttttcaaaagcgctttcgtatgttgcgtttttttttatgctttttattatttctaaacctgcacttttggcagcaatattttagaacctgtaatttactattttttggcagtattttttcatgaacctataatttatcatttcaaatcgatatataccattataatcgatatcgattatatacaaaaaaaagtattatattatataccattaatgtaaatcaaaatacatatatacatatttctaaaccaaaacaactaaaccaattcacatatttctaaaccaaaacaactaaatgggaaacaacttccgagttcttatgtaaccaatgtacgcttcctgtattatctggagctatgttgtattgatgctttagtggagaaccagtagtcacctgagctatgttgtattgtgtcacagaatatgaatcaaataactgtaccccgaacgatcctgccacagaagacttcggggtacattacttgattcatattctgtggaacataatcggcaggggcacattgtgttctatcctttaccaatccatccactgtttgaagctcaacctacaatagaaaaacgtgattatttacacaacattcacattaaacttagaagtaaactttgaagctcaacctacaatagaaaaacgtaatTAGTTTACGGAAAGTATATAGAAAGTATATAGAGCGACTATATAAGTGTATCATGAATTTGTGTTAGAAGTAAACTTTGAATTTAATCTAAAGAAAGACTATATAAGTGATGTACTGGGATTTGGTTTATGATGTATAAGTATATGACATATAGAAGTAAACATATGAAGTTAACATAGAGAGTCATATAGAAAGATTATATTAGTATAACATGTACTGGAATTTTATATTAGAAGTATCCTTAAATTTGTTTGAATTATAGAGTGAACACGGTGGTTGCACTAAAATGAAGTAGTTAGATTGTACAGCAGATTTCATAAGTAGTTTGCCATTTGAAATGGTTGTATCTCATGTTAGATTGAATTCTTCTATAGTTTGTGCAAGTATGCTGAGATGACAAACCTTTTTCATTAACTGTCGAAGGGCATGAGCCGACATGCCAACATAAGGGATGCATTCCTTGTCCCAAAAGATAAAATTAACAGTCTGGGAATCGTGTTCCACCTCAATCTCAATTTTGTACCTAAAATTAACACGATATTGAGCATCAATTCGAATAAAAATCAGCAGAATAATCTACAAATCTACTATTTCCATATATCTAATTATGAGTGATACATAAGGAAAATACACTACATCTAAAACAGATGATCTTTTCCTGAGGAAGTTTTCAACAATTTTAACAGATCAAAGGGAAGATGATATAGGAGGGAAAAAATTTCATATTATTCCAGAATATATTATAAAAGCATTTAGGAGGAAAAAAATCATCATTAATATGAACAACAATCCCCAAATTCCAGCCGCTGAAATTGTTATTCTattctgataaaataaatcagatagCTGAACTCCATTAATCAAACAATCATTACTCTAACAAAATAGTatacatcatgcattcattaatcaaacaATTAGAGGTAAGAAACATTGATTAAATTTAAACTAACCAAAAGAAGAGCATGATACAGAACCACCAACAGTTAACCTCAACAATATCACTTtcctaatcaaacaaacccttcagaaatttgagagaggaagagagaataagaaataaactcagaaaggAAGAAGAACTCAGCAACAACACGAACTCAGAAAAGAAACAAACCCTTCAAAATCGAAACAAACCctaagaaataaactcagaaaagaaacaaacccttcagaatcgaaaccgaactcaccataaactcgtgtgttttggatctgaaaggaagaagaacggcggaggttgctagggtttcggagagaggacggcggagcaacgaaggaagaagaaagatctgaaacaaaacgcgtgtgtttgtaaaatatataattttttaaatgggctaccagagcgcttttcaaaagcgctttaataacaccccctaccagagcgcttttatcccaaaagcgctttcgtagcacccaccctataagagcgcttttaaaagcgctctcataaccccccctaccagagcgctttttaaaagcgctctcatacccccccccccctaccagagcgctttttaaaagcgctctcataactccccctaccagagcgctttttttgcatcatttttccttgtttattaattttgtttttagcgagccctacgagagcgcttttgctaaaagcgctttagtagctgcgctgctacagcttaaatttggcgtagtgtagtATCACGCATTACGGGAGAAGCCCAAACAAATGAGCAAGTACTACAACACTATGTTCATTTGACTAGAGAAAAGTTAGCCAAATTCAAATTATTTGAGATAGAACATATCCATAAAGTTAAGAACACTAGGTCCCTAATCAAGGGGAAGTTGTATCATTGAATAATGTCAATCCCCTTGTTAAAGTGTTTCGAGAAAGAGAAAGCTAACCACACCTTAGTTGAGATACATGAAGGAATTGTAGGTTAACACCTAGGTGCACGAGCATTGGCAAAAAAGTTTCTCATAGATGGGTACTATTGGCCAACAATGGTCGAAGACATGAAAgaatatatgagaatgtgagatcTATGCTAGCGAACAGAGACGTCTAAAACGTACCTCCTTCCTAATTACACATGTTGACGTCACTATGACCTTTCTTGCAGTGGGGAATGGGATAAAATTTCAGTCACCTTAACGTATGGTATCGTTTACTTCTTTTgatgtttttgaaaatttgaatgtaTTCGCTATAATTTATCTACGTATTTGTAATTTGTTTATCATTCAACATTCGCGTGTTCGTATTATTTTCGTATTTGAGTTGTATTGTATTTGGTTCGACTATTTTAGTATTATACCCTTAATACCCTTCATTACTCAATAAATTAAAGTGTTTGATCCATGATTGTGTTCATTTTTTAGCTTAGAAAATTGCTCTTTTGTCGTTTTCATCAGGTGtggcttgaatcacaagttagagctCTTAGATCAAGATGTTGACTtacttgatttgaatcaaatgtTAAATGTGATTCAAATCAGGAACCTTGTGAAAAATGGGATTTTCATCTGGATGAATTGGTTCAAATCACCAAATGaacttgattcgaatcacaacCTCATGTGACTCAAATCAAGTGTTAAGCGCGATTCGAATCAAATATCTCCATGAAGCCAAATTTGTGCTTTGCTCAAATTGGCTCGAATCAAGCATATAACTTGATTTAAACCATAAAATCttgtgatttgaatcatgatTTCTTCTTGACTCGATTCATTTCTTCACAAATCCAATTTTCCATCTTAGATTTAAATAGTTGTTTCTTTGATCCAAACAAAAATAAGTGTAAAACTAAGTGGGTAAAACCCATTTTTAGACAAAAAAATGTATATTTGTCTTCTCTTCTTTAGTTTGTCTATTACTAGAACCATTAGTCTTTCTCTTATTCTCTAGAACAACTTCTTGAATGTTAATCCATGGAAGATTCACTTATTTTTGTTGCATCTTGTTCTTGTGCaatttgttgttgtttgaatGAATTAGAGAAAGGAAATGATTAATCTTGTAGTGTTGTTCATGTTAATAAAGCTCATGATATCAATCGAGAACCAAGGCTCATTCATCCAGAAATTAGAGATAACCTTAAGTCTATGTGTTCTTCTTTCATATGCATTTAATCCCTTGACTAACACCTTGTTATTTATAGTGTTTAGAGATAGTGtggcactgttcatcatcttcatccttagtAATTTTTCATTGTTGTGGACCTTCATCTCTAAATAGTGAGTGTTGAGGGAGactagtggcacattagggtatctAATGTTTTTTGTGTGAAGTTTGCTGTTTGTAGCACGTGCGTGTATCATTTCCTGAATTTTATTTGGTCTTTATTATTATCTATCAAGGAGAGAGCTTCAATATACTCCATGGAAGACTTTTTCGATATCAAGTATCAACTATCCGTAAGGCGGAGTTGGAAGTTATTCATCTTTGGTGGAGTTGGAGAAAGATTTCTTATAGACAGAATTGAGAGTTGTCCAATAAATGCTTAGCTAATGGCAATTGCTCAAACAAGAAATTGGTGGGATCAGGTGGATTTCCACACACCAATACCTGAAGTGGGTTATTATGCATAATAAGGTTAATAAATCAAGATATTTAGAGATCTTATGTTTTCTAGCAGTTTGAGTgtctgtgtaacacccttctaaacccacatatatctcatatataatttacgaaaataaatcaaataaaaccacCAACTAGAGTGTAACATCTTCGTATAAGCATCATATAACAAACATCCTACTCCGTAACATGGGTTTTCAAAATCGTTTATGACAATACCTcattaataacaacaataacactTCAACTactcgcagcggaattcatagtctcaaaaatcgCTTCATTTAGTTCATCAACATCAAAACCTTTTTGGTAAATATCAAAAGACGTCATCAAATGTATTCAACATAGTAAAACTCATAAAATAAGTTTATCTAAACAATTGAACTTTAACTCAAGTGTTTCCCACCCGATGCTAGGATACCAGAGCAAGACCTCTAACAATAAGGGAAATAAATGAATAACTCTAAGGCAACATTCTTGATTACCTGCAAGTTACCCACGTATAGAGGCAACATTTTcaagcagaaagggtgagtaatcACAAATCATTATAAAAGGTATAAGGAATAAATATAGTAGTTACACGACAATTATCAAAGATTCCACATATCATCATACTTCACATATATACTAACATTTTCACATTATTAATTCATCCACAACATCATGTCATCAAATCAACAATCTTCACCAAGACAATATTAATTCATACATCATCAAAATATTACTTAATCAATCGTTATGCAatgtgaaaaagaatgcaatgcaaCATCattgactcatgcatgtggtaccaaaaattCACTGATGACCAAGTCATCTTCCTCCAAAGATCCCAACATAGGATCGATTCCTTCTTGGAACCGGAGCACATCATAGTAATGCATTCAATCCACACAAGGGGATTAAGGCCATCACTGGACAAACGTCCTAACAACACTGGACAAACTCCCTAACATCACTAGACAAACGTCCAAACACATGCCATAAACGTATGATGCACAACACTAATAATAATTTGACCATTGTTAGTAAATTGCATCATAATTCATGTAATCATCATAAATAAATCCTTCACATAGCATGTATGCACATCAAACAATGCTGAACATCAACTTCATTTAACACATCACATATTCACCATCacataatcatcatcatataattatcaTCATATAATCATCATTATATAATCATCATCATGTAATCATAAGCATGTAATCATCATCGTGTAATCATCACTGAACACTTCATAATAAATGCATCATCATCATAACGACATCAATTTATCATAGAAATCATACATCATATTACATCAAGGCATAATCATACCAGTTCATCAAATAAAGCACACATCATATTACATCAAGGCATACTCGTATTAATTCATCATAGAAAGCATACATCATATTACATCAACGCATAATCACATCACTTCATCATAGAAAGCATACATCATGTTACCTCAATGCATAATCACATTAGTTTATCATAGCATCATCACTGTAAAAATACATTATatgattcattttattttacaaaagtaTAGTTCATTATGGGCCGTAATGCTGAAAATCCAGAATTTCATTTTTTGCTCGTTTAGGGTACAAAAGTCCAGAGGGCTATTACGGGCACCCGTAATGGATGTTACGGCCGTAATTGAACCCAAAAACCATATTTTTCACGCGATTTTTTTGCTTTTCAGCCTTTCAAcaaattccaaaacaaatcatatCATATGGTACTTGAATCAAGGGAAATAAACACATCACAAATCATCATTCTCACCATAAATCATCATATTATCATCATCAAACAAAACCTCAAATACAGACCTACAAATATCTAAACCCATATCAATCATAATGATAAGGATAACCCCCGTTACCTTAGATTTCCAGCAATTAGTTCTTCTTCCTCGTGTTCTATCGGTTTCTCTTCTTCTTACCCCTTGGACCCTTAATAGGTCTTTCCACCTTTTCCCTCACTTAACCTCTTACAATTAACTACTTTTCCCTTATTGTCTATAACACCAATATTActctattttactaattaaaataattctaactaataattctaattatccCAATATTATTTAAGTAATCCTCATAATCATCTTAATTCTCTCTACCCCATAACACATCATCTCAACACATCATGTTCAACAATACATCACGTAATCACCATTAAATCACAATGACTCATACATTCACACTAAa
Coding sequences within it:
- the LOC131641150 gene encoding uncharacterized protein LOC131641150 isoform X2, with product MSEGYYISKKTDDICEDVCGEGTPAALNMSRRLKCILRGLDFKTYMFMFIIIPIGVFLIYLHGQKISYFLRPLWESPPKPFHEIPHYYHENVSMESLCKLHGWGIRESPRRVFDAVLFSNEVEMLTIRWKEMYPYVSQYVLLESNSTFTGFVKPLVYAGNRDKFKFVEPRLTYGVIGGRFRKKENPFIEEAYQRVALDQLLRIAGIEDDDLLIMSDVDEIPSAHTINLLRWCDEIPPVLHLQLRNYLYSFEFFLDNKSWRASIHRYQADKTRYAHYRQSDVLLSDAGWHCSFCFRRISEFVFKMKAYSHYDRVRFPHYLNPERIQNVICKGADLFDMLPEEYTFKEIIGKLGPIPHSYSAVHLPAYLLNNADRYKYLLPGNCKRESG
- the LOC131641150 gene encoding uncharacterized protein LOC131641150 isoform X1, which codes for MSEGYYISKKTDDICEDVCGEQGTPAALNMSRRLKCILRGLDFKTYMFMFIIIPIGVFLIYLHGQKISYFLRPLWESPPKPFHEIPHYYHENVSMESLCKLHGWGIRESPRRVFDAVLFSNEVEMLTIRWKEMYPYVSQYVLLESNSTFTGFVKPLVYAGNRDKFKFVEPRLTYGVIGGRFRKKENPFIEEAYQRVALDQLLRIAGIEDDDLLIMSDVDEIPSAHTINLLRWCDEIPPVLHLQLRNYLYSFEFFLDNKSWRASIHRYQADKTRYAHYRQSDVLLSDAGWHCSFCFRRISEFVFKMKAYSHYDRVRFPHYLNPERIQNVICKGADLFDMLPEEYTFKEIIGKLGPIPHSYSAVHLPAYLLNNADRYKYLLPGNCKRESG